The following are encoded in a window of Algiphilus aromaticivorans DG1253 genomic DNA:
- a CDS encoding alkaline phosphatase PhoX translates to MRMDHSTHRRRVLQGLGGTAVAMAFGGLTHLHASENAASVDFGALRPDPGGVLDLPEGFSYRIIARTGEPMADGLIRPARPDGMAAFAGSDGRVRLVCNHENSPEDTHFGAFGDDLAGLSKIDRSRVFDIGGDAPGAGQGGTTTLVLASDGHTPERQFLSLAGTERNCAGGPTPWGSWLSCEETTERAGGVRAKDHGWVFEVPAEHDGLVAPKPLTALGRFKHEAAAIGADDRVVYLTEDQDDSLFYRVLLNEPGKLAAGGQLQALVFDDAPGLDTRNWESRKVESGRRYSARWVDLDNPEAPDDDLRYRGHEAGAAVFARGEGCWAGDGSIYFACTSGGASEMGQVFAYHEDDETVELLVESDGKAMRNCDNLTVAPWGDLIVCEDTDDHCRLIGVTPEGSLYPLAQNLYNPSELAGACFSPDGSTLYVNIQKSGLTLAITGPFPESTAG, encoded by the coding sequence ATGCGTATGGATCACAGCACCCATCGCCGCCGCGTCCTGCAAGGGCTCGGCGGCACCGCCGTGGCGATGGCCTTCGGTGGCCTGACGCACCTGCATGCCAGCGAGAACGCTGCCTCGGTCGACTTCGGCGCGCTGCGCCCCGACCCCGGCGGCGTGCTCGATCTGCCGGAGGGCTTTTCCTACCGCATCATTGCCCGCACCGGCGAGCCCATGGCTGATGGCCTGATCCGCCCGGCGCGCCCGGACGGCATGGCTGCCTTTGCCGGCAGCGACGGCCGCGTGCGGTTGGTCTGCAACCACGAGAACAGCCCGGAGGACACCCATTTCGGAGCCTTCGGCGACGATCTGGCCGGCCTGTCCAAGATCGACCGCTCTCGCGTCTTCGATATCGGCGGTGATGCGCCGGGTGCGGGGCAGGGCGGTACCACCACCCTGGTGCTGGCCTCGGACGGCCACACGCCGGAGCGGCAGTTTCTCAGCCTCGCCGGCACCGAGCGCAACTGCGCCGGTGGCCCCACGCCCTGGGGAAGCTGGCTGTCCTGCGAAGAGACCACGGAACGTGCCGGCGGCGTGCGCGCAAAGGACCACGGCTGGGTTTTCGAAGTGCCCGCCGAGCACGACGGCCTCGTCGCGCCCAAGCCGCTGACCGCCCTCGGCCGCTTCAAGCACGAAGCTGCCGCCATCGGGGCCGATGACCGTGTCGTCTACCTCACCGAGGACCAGGACGACAGTCTGTTCTACCGCGTGCTGCTCAATGAGCCCGGCAAGCTCGCCGCCGGCGGGCAGTTGCAGGCGCTGGTCTTCGATGATGCGCCCGGCCTCGACACCCGCAATTGGGAATCCCGGAAGGTCGAGAGTGGCCGTCGGTATTCGGCGCGCTGGGTCGACCTCGACAACCCCGAAGCCCCCGACGACGACTTGCGCTACCGCGGTCATGAAGCCGGGGCGGCTGTCTTCGCGCGCGGCGAGGGCTGCTGGGCCGGAGACGGCAGCATCTACTTCGCCTGCACCTCGGGCGGCGCCAGTGAAATGGGGCAGGTATTTGCCTATCACGAGGACGACGAGACGGTGGAGCTGCTGGTCGAATCCGACGGCAAGGCCATGCGCAACTGCGACAACCTCACCGTCGCGCCCTGGGGTGACCTCATCGTCTGCGAGGACACCGACGACCACTGCCGCCTCATCGGCGTCACTCCCGAAGGCAGCCTCTACCCGCTGGCGCAGAACCTCTACAACCCTTCCGAGTTGGCAGGTGCCTGCTTCTCGCCGGATGGCAGCACCCTCTACGTCAACATCCAGAAGAGCGGTCTCACCCTGGCCATCACCGGTCCTTTCCCCGAATCGACCGCCGGATGA
- a CDS encoding TPM domain-containing protein has product MTLLSKDDQEAVTTAINQVERETDAELVTVLTAQSDNYNYIPLLWAGILALLVPGIANYFGSWLGADTLLLVQWGTFMLLSLLFRVPGIQTRLIPTQVRHWRASNLARRQFLEQNLHHTEGATGMLIFVSEAERYVEILVDQGIADVLDNSVWEAIVADFTASVRQGQTRQGFLDCIAACGKLLKEHVPATHERNELPNHLVILS; this is encoded by the coding sequence ATGACCTTACTAAGCAAAGACGATCAGGAAGCCGTTACCACCGCCATCAACCAGGTGGAACGCGAAACTGACGCCGAACTGGTGACCGTGCTGACGGCGCAGTCCGATAACTACAACTATATCCCCTTGCTCTGGGCCGGCATCCTGGCCTTGCTCGTGCCGGGGATAGCCAACTACTTCGGCAGCTGGTTGGGTGCCGATACGCTGTTGCTGGTGCAGTGGGGCACTTTCATGCTGCTCAGCCTACTGTTCCGGGTGCCCGGCATCCAGACCCGTCTGATTCCGACGCAGGTACGTCACTGGCGGGCTTCAAATCTCGCGCGGCGCCAGTTCCTGGAACAGAATCTGCACCACACCGAAGGCGCCACCGGCATGCTGATCTTCGTCTCCGAGGCGGAACGCTATGTGGAGATTCTGGTGGACCAGGGCATTGCCGACGTCCTGGACAACTCAGTGTGGGAAGCGATAGTGGCGGACTTCACAGCCAGCGTGCGCCAGGGCCAGACCCGCCAAGGGTTCCTTGACTGCATCGCTGCCTGCGGCAAGCTCCTGAAAGAGCATGTACCCGCCACCCACGAGCGCAACGAACTGCCGAATCACCTGGTGATCCTGTCGTAA
- a CDS encoding transposase: protein MSKRKRYSPEYKREAVEPARRSDTSARQVALDIGISPNILRRLLRRAQARPSQPPTLPHERRSTCRSV, encoded by the coding sequence ATGTCGAAACGCAAGCGTTACAGCCCGGAGTACAAGCGGGAGGCGGTCGAGCCGGCCCGCCGGTCAGATACCAGCGCGCGGCAAGTGGCCCTGGATATCGGCATCAGCCCCAACATCCTCCGAAGGCTTCTTCGGCGTGCTCAAGCGCGACCGAGCCAACCACCGACGCTACCGCACGAGAGACGAAGCACGTGCCGATCTGTTTGA
- a CDS encoding TonB-dependent receptor — translation MKAIRHACLAVALGASAVCSTTVALAQDDGTAALRGRVVDTTGGFRFEGARVRIVGTDLSTATDRSGNFRFRDLPAGEYELVVEYLGAPAQRQDVELTAGETRRVDIVIAGSDVEEVRVVGQAAGQAAALTRERNALNNLNVLSADAIGQFPDNNVAEALQRVPGISLERDQGEGRFAVIRGANAEFNTTTVNGLRIPGPEDDSRAVNLDVVSSDLVESVEISKSLLPDQDADAVGGNIEIKTLTAFDLGNSLTASVEGSYNEPLEETSPRISLTGTRLFSVGEGTDNFGVSASFNYFDRSFAVDNVEAGTWPEVTAPDGAEVRSPEAAEQRDYELSRERTGGVLNFDYRPTEDSEYFLRTLYSRFADNEIELEHEYLFEDGDPTEISGDRGLFDNAAVERRGKETTATRDILAFVAGGENLLGDWEADYQAGYAEASTSEPFSLGTALISEGLDIGYDLSDRQVPNLFGQDVAALEDVSGYELDLIELESDETEETETSFELNFARDLRYGNRPGRLQFGGKIRLRDKFNDGNNSNFEDFGGDFTLADFVGSSPRDYPLGRFGPAVDTDRLRQFYFDNRENFTRNEADFLLDSKGEDYDLEENIYAAYAMSEIVFGRLELVGGLRVEQTEIDQNGFRAIVDEGTNDGIPTIEPFSGSNDYTDFFPNLQALYSITESWQLRAALTRTIARPNFEDAGARQLIEIEGGERVAEVGNPELDPLYSNNVDLELSYFSPQGLTAASVGVFYKDIEDFFVSTDVAGQAPFEDFDEVATVTNGESARLYGVELSYVQEFGFLPSPWDGLLLLANYTWVDSEAEVPFRDSKIPLPRQAEDIANLAVGYDKYGLSLRLAANRRGTYFDGVEEEDDPSQDRYVDEEFRLDFTSEYSFTSNWTAILNVQNITDEVFYAYLGNSAFANQYDEFGRTVEFGVRYQF, via the coding sequence ATGAAGGCGATCAGGCATGCCTGTCTGGCGGTTGCGCTGGGCGCATCGGCGGTCTGCAGTACCACCGTGGCGCTGGCGCAGGATGATGGCACGGCCGCCCTGCGCGGGCGCGTGGTCGATACCACCGGCGGTTTCCGCTTCGAGGGTGCGCGCGTGCGCATCGTCGGTACCGACTTAAGCACGGCCACGGATCGCAGCGGCAACTTCCGCTTCCGCGATCTCCCCGCCGGCGAGTACGAACTGGTGGTCGAGTATCTCGGCGCGCCCGCGCAGCGACAGGACGTCGAGCTGACCGCCGGCGAGACGCGCCGCGTCGATATCGTCATCGCGGGCAGCGATGTGGAGGAGGTGCGCGTCGTCGGCCAGGCGGCGGGTCAGGCTGCGGCGCTGACACGCGAGCGCAACGCCCTGAACAATCTCAATGTGCTTTCGGCCGATGCCATCGGCCAGTTCCCCGACAACAACGTCGCCGAGGCGCTGCAGCGCGTGCCCGGCATCTCGCTGGAGCGCGATCAGGGTGAGGGCCGCTTCGCCGTCATCCGCGGTGCCAATGCCGAGTTCAACACCACCACCGTCAATGGTCTGCGCATCCCGGGGCCGGAGGATGACTCGCGGGCGGTGAACCTGGACGTGGTGTCCTCCGATCTGGTCGAGAGCGTCGAGATCAGCAAGAGCCTGCTGCCCGATCAGGACGCGGATGCGGTCGGCGGCAATATCGAGATCAAGACCCTGACGGCCTTCGACCTCGGCAACTCGCTGACCGCCAGCGTCGAGGGCAGCTACAACGAGCCGCTGGAGGAAACCAGCCCGCGCATCTCGCTGACCGGCACGCGCCTGTTCAGCGTTGGCGAAGGGACGGACAACTTCGGCGTCTCGGCCTCCTTCAACTACTTCGACCGCAGCTTCGCGGTGGACAACGTCGAGGCCGGCACCTGGCCGGAGGTCACCGCTCCCGACGGCGCCGAAGTTCGCTCGCCGGAAGCCGCCGAGCAGCGCGACTACGAGCTGAGCCGCGAGCGTACCGGCGGCGTGCTCAACTTCGACTATCGCCCGACCGAGGATTCCGAGTACTTCCTGCGCACGCTCTACAGCCGCTTCGCCGACAACGAGATCGAGCTGGAGCACGAGTACCTCTTCGAGGATGGCGACCCCACCGAGATCAGTGGTGACCGCGGCCTCTTCGACAACGCGGCGGTGGAGCGTCGCGGAAAGGAGACCACGGCCACGCGCGATATCCTGGCCTTCGTCGCTGGTGGCGAGAATCTGCTCGGCGACTGGGAAGCCGACTACCAGGCCGGCTACGCCGAGGCGAGCACTTCGGAGCCCTTTTCGCTGGGTACCGCCCTCATCAGCGAAGGGTTGGACATCGGCTACGACCTCAGTGATCGTCAGGTGCCCAATCTCTTCGGCCAGGACGTCGCCGCGCTGGAAGACGTCAGCGGCTACGAGCTGGATCTCATCGAGCTGGAGAGCGATGAAACCGAGGAGACCGAGACCTCCTTCGAGCTGAATTTTGCGCGCGACCTGCGCTACGGCAATCGCCCGGGCCGGCTGCAGTTCGGTGGCAAGATCCGCCTGCGCGACAAGTTCAACGACGGCAACAACAGCAACTTCGAGGACTTCGGTGGCGATTTCACGCTGGCGGACTTCGTCGGCAGCTCGCCGCGCGACTATCCACTGGGTCGCTTCGGGCCGGCCGTGGATACCGACCGTCTGCGGCAGTTCTACTTCGACAACCGCGAGAACTTCACCCGCAACGAGGCGGACTTCCTGCTCGACAGCAAGGGCGAAGACTACGATCTCGAAGAGAACATCTACGCCGCCTATGCCATGTCCGAGATCGTCTTCGGGCGGCTGGAGCTTGTCGGCGGACTGCGCGTCGAGCAGACCGAAATCGATCAGAACGGCTTCCGCGCCATCGTTGACGAAGGCACCAACGACGGCATCCCGACCATCGAGCCCTTCAGCGGCAGTAACGACTACACCGACTTCTTCCCCAATCTGCAGGCGCTCTACAGCATTACGGAGAGCTGGCAGCTGCGCGCGGCGCTGACCCGCACCATCGCCCGCCCGAACTTCGAGGATGCCGGTGCTCGCCAGCTCATCGAGATTGAGGGTGGCGAGCGCGTTGCCGAAGTCGGCAATCCCGAGCTCGATCCGCTGTACTCCAACAACGTCGACCTCGAGCTGAGCTACTTCTCGCCGCAGGGCCTGACGGCGGCGTCGGTGGGCGTCTTCTACAAGGACATCGAGGACTTCTTCGTCAGCACCGATGTCGCCGGCCAGGCGCCCTTCGAGGACTTCGACGAAGTGGCCACCGTCACCAACGGCGAATCCGCGCGGCTCTACGGCGTCGAGCTCAGCTATGTGCAGGAGTTCGGCTTCCTGCCGTCACCCTGGGACGGCCTGCTGCTGCTGGCCAACTACACCTGGGTGGACTCCGAGGCCGAGGTGCCTTTCCGCGACAGCAAGATCCCGCTGCCGCGCCAGGCCGAGGACATCGCCAACCTCGCCGTCGGCTACGACAAGTACGGACTGTCGCTGCGGCTGGCCGCCAACCGCCGTGGCACCTACTTCGACGGCGTCGAGGAGGAGGACGACCCCAGTCAGGATCGCTATGTGGATGAGGAATTCCGCCTCGACTTCACTTCCGAGTACAGCTTCACGAGCAACTGGACCGCGATTCTCAACGTCCAGAACATCACCGATGAAGTCTTCTACGCCTACCTCGGCAACAGCGCCTTTGCCAACCAGTACGACGAGTTCGGCCGCACGGTCGAGTTCGGTGTTCGCTATCAGTTCTGA
- a CDS encoding NHL repeat-containing protein has protein sequence MLSSRSAIATLPLFLLLAACGSGEAPSADSSKASAESDDVPTVEERYLTERDENDNVDSVAVWHGPDGQNWLLATAKESDLLQVFDAATGELIRKVGSRGDDLSEFRRPNGISIIDDLALVVERDNHRVQLLRLPDFTPLGSFGAEELELPYGLWVQSIADGGYRIFVTDAYETADEEIPPAAELDRRVQQFRFRIESDAVEVMHERSFGDTEGAGVLYKVESLFGDAERGRLLVADEFEREANIKVYDFGGRFTGTLVGDGVFEYEPEGIALYACADGGGYWFTTDQDERVNRFHVFDRDSLQHVGSFQGKKTLNTDGIWLSRQPMEGYPQGVFFAVHDDGNAAAFSLAEILDALSLTACGN, from the coding sequence ATGCTGTCGTCCCGTTCGGCTATTGCCACCCTCCCGCTCTTCCTGTTGCTGGCTGCCTGCGGCTCCGGCGAGGCACCTTCCGCCGACTCCTCAAAGGCGTCCGCGGAGTCCGACGATGTGCCCACGGTGGAGGAGCGCTACCTCACCGAGCGCGACGAGAACGACAACGTCGATTCGGTGGCGGTATGGCACGGCCCCGACGGGCAGAACTGGCTGCTGGCTACGGCCAAGGAGAGCGATCTGCTGCAGGTCTTCGACGCTGCTACCGGTGAGTTGATCCGCAAGGTCGGCAGCAGGGGCGACGATCTGAGCGAGTTCCGGCGGCCCAACGGCATCAGCATCATCGACGACCTGGCGCTGGTGGTCGAGCGCGACAATCATCGCGTACAGCTACTGCGCCTGCCCGACTTTACGCCGCTGGGCAGCTTCGGCGCCGAAGAGCTCGAGCTGCCTTATGGCCTCTGGGTGCAATCGATTGCCGATGGTGGCTATCGCATCTTCGTGACCGATGCCTACGAAACGGCCGACGAGGAGATTCCACCTGCCGCCGAGCTGGACCGGCGCGTGCAGCAGTTCCGCTTCCGCATCGAGAGCGATGCGGTCGAGGTCATGCATGAGCGCAGTTTTGGCGATACCGAGGGCGCTGGTGTGCTCTACAAGGTCGAATCCCTCTTCGGGGACGCCGAGCGCGGGCGCCTGCTGGTGGCCGACGAGTTCGAGCGCGAAGCCAACATCAAGGTCTACGACTTCGGCGGCCGCTTCACGGGCACGCTTGTCGGCGACGGCGTGTTCGAGTACGAGCCGGAAGGCATCGCCCTCTATGCCTGTGCGGACGGCGGCGGCTACTGGTTTACGACCGATCAGGACGAGCGCGTCAACCGCTTCCATGTCTTCGATCGGGATTCGCTGCAGCACGTCGGCAGCTTCCAGGGCAAGAAGACCTTGAACACCGACGGTATCTGGCTGAGCCGGCAGCCGATGGAAGGCTATCCGCAAGGGGTCTTCTTCGCTGTGCACGACGATGGCAATGCCGCGGCCTTCTCGCTGGCCGAGATTCTGGATGCGCTGTCGCTGACTGCCTGCGGCAACTGA
- a CDS encoding dihydrodipicolinate synthase family protein: MIKGSIVDLITPTHSGGAPSYTDMERLIEWHVEQGSSAIVIGSTMDSSADLDGEECYELFRRTVWQADGRIAVVADISADTTKGARASLRTAYDAVVDAVLLTIPVAGCPDHDALLKHFQTIARAAKMPVYLREHPERSDLLPYAVIKQLAQIDGINGLIERGVNSEAPPALLGLDWPDGFGLYAGAYRGAAKLMMEGFHGVVSVMANVAPAQVQALCTAAMNGDQDQVDALEAVLKPLHEALQAHPYDITVQWALIEMGLIDEGLRPPALPQSADYATLRRALRGAHVLL, encoded by the coding sequence ATGATCAAGGGCAGCATCGTCGACCTGATTACTCCCACCCATTCCGGTGGCGCTCCGAGCTACACCGATATGGAGAGACTGATCGAGTGGCACGTCGAGCAGGGCAGTTCCGCAATAGTCATCGGCAGTACCATGGATTCGTCGGCGGATCTGGACGGTGAGGAGTGCTACGAACTTTTTCGCCGCACGGTCTGGCAGGCCGACGGCCGCATTGCCGTTGTTGCCGACATCAGCGCGGATACGACCAAGGGGGCCCGGGCAAGTCTGCGTACCGCCTATGATGCGGTGGTTGATGCCGTGTTGCTCACGATACCCGTGGCGGGCTGCCCCGACCACGATGCGCTACTAAAGCATTTTCAGACGATTGCGCGAGCGGCCAAGATGCCGGTGTACCTGCGTGAACACCCCGAGCGGTCGGATCTGCTGCCCTACGCGGTGATCAAGCAATTGGCGCAGATCGACGGCATTAACGGATTGATCGAACGTGGCGTCAATTCGGAAGCCCCGCCTGCACTGCTTGGGCTGGATTGGCCCGATGGCTTCGGCTTGTACGCGGGCGCCTATAGAGGGGCCGCCAAACTCATGATGGAGGGCTTCCATGGGGTGGTCTCGGTGATGGCGAATGTCGCACCCGCCCAGGTCCAGGCGCTTTGCACCGCGGCGATGAACGGTGACCAGGATCAGGTCGATGCGCTGGAGGCCGTTCTGAAGCCACTGCACGAAGCACTGCAGGCCCATCCTTATGACATCACGGTGCAATGGGCCCTGATCGAGATGGGACTCATCGATGAGGGTTTGCGTCCGCCGGCGCTGCCGCAATCGGCGGATTACGCGACCCTGCGCCGCGCACTGCGCGGTGCGCATGTCTTGCTCTAG
- the dcd gene encoding dCTP deaminase: MTIKSDRWIDRMSREHGMIEPYEPGQVREENGGKIVSYGTSSYGYDVRCAEHFKIFTNINSSIVDPKSFDERSFVDFHGPSCVIPPNSFALAHTIEYFRIPRNVLTICLGKSTYARCGIIVNVTPLEPEWEGHVTLEFSNTTPLPAKIYANEGVAQMLFFESDEECAVSYKDRKGKYMGQRGVTLPSA, from the coding sequence GTGACCATAAAATCCGACCGCTGGATCGATCGCATGAGCCGCGAGCACGGCATGATCGAGCCCTACGAACCCGGCCAGGTGCGCGAGGAGAACGGCGGCAAGATCGTCTCCTACGGCACCTCCAGCTACGGCTACGACGTGCGCTGCGCCGAGCATTTCAAGATCTTCACCAATATCAACAGCAGCATCGTCGACCCCAAGTCCTTCGACGAGCGCAGCTTCGTGGATTTCCACGGCCCCTCCTGTGTCATCCCGCCAAATTCCTTCGCGCTGGCACATACCATCGAGTACTTCCGCATCCCGAGGAATGTGCTGACGATCTGTCTCGGCAAGTCGACTTACGCGCGCTGCGGAATCATCGTCAACGTAACGCCCCTTGAGCCGGAGTGGGAAGGCCACGTCACGCTGGAGTTCTCCAACACGACGCCGCTGCCCGCCAAGATCTACGCCAACGAAGGCGTGGCGCAGATGCTCTTCTTCGAGTCCGACGAGGAATGCGCGGTCTCCTACAAGGACCGAAAGGGCAAGTACATGGGCCAGCGTGGAGTGACCTTGCCCAGCGCCTGA